A single window of Leptospira koniambonensis DNA harbors:
- a CDS encoding ABC transporter ATP-binding protein, which translates to MEEYAIELINLHKAFGQRKILKGMNLQVKKGETMVVLGPSGTGKSVTLKHITGLLDPDAGECKIFGEKISGVEIPERERIRSKMGVLFQSGALINWMTVFDNVALPLREHKLYPEEDIQRIVAEKLRLVDMTVAKDNFPNDISGGMKKRAGLARAIAANPEIILYDEPTSGLDPVMSNVINELIIRIKKETGAAQVVVTHDMSSAYMIADRISFFYGGQVLFTGTPEEVQNSPNEFIRQFINGHTKGPMILETKN; encoded by the coding sequence ATGGAAGAATACGCAATAGAACTTATCAATCTACACAAGGCTTTTGGACAAAGAAAGATCCTGAAAGGAATGAATCTCCAAGTAAAAAAGGGAGAAACAATGGTCGTGCTTGGACCTTCCGGAACTGGAAAATCAGTCACACTAAAACATATCACAGGCCTACTCGATCCGGATGCTGGAGAATGTAAGATCTTCGGAGAAAAAATCTCAGGTGTAGAAATTCCGGAAAGGGAAAGGATCCGTTCTAAAATGGGAGTTTTATTCCAGTCAGGAGCACTCATCAACTGGATGACTGTTTTTGATAACGTTGCACTTCCTTTAAGAGAGCATAAATTATATCCAGAAGAGGATATCCAACGTATCGTCGCCGAAAAACTCAGGTTAGTGGATATGACAGTCGCGAAAGATAATTTTCCGAACGATATCTCAGGTGGTATGAAGAAGAGAGCGGGACTCGCAAGAGCGATCGCCGCCAATCCAGAAATCATTTTATATGACGAGCCCACCTCTGGTCTAGATCCTGTTATGTCAAACGTGATCAACGAACTGATTATTCGTATCAAAAAAGAAACTGGTGCTGCCCAAGTTGTGGTCACACATGATATGTCCAGCGCGTATATGATAGCCGACCGCATTTCATTTTTTTATGGGGGACAGGTCTTATTTACTGGAACTCCGGAAGAAGTGCAGAATTCTCCAAACGAATTCATCCGTCAGTTTATCAATGGGCATACAAAGGGACCAATGATTCTGGAAACTAAGAATTGA
- a CDS encoding DUF2157 domain-containing protein yields the protein MNWKKKLKTWVDGGLISQAQSESILKFEDSKKIPYVFYSFLALGIVVIGLGVIAMVAANWDKIHYSVKLFSSFTILSGIGITILYSQSKDIWNDTIRYLLVLLLCVLFFANIGLISQVYHTQGKLYQGLLLWSGITILLVIMYPGRVLQHLWIAVFSSSFLSWIDNHPDIGWKERSHYFSLFFFVASWVFAGIAIFTEKRLETKESKTSILVNPFLLWAFGFFLTSSIWGSFETHDIPNLDADPEFARRYDLPFAWYWPLLIPILLVAVSQIFRNRFSRRKIILLSISGIFLGFLNYPQTFHWYGKFPAMIFFFLAWIPFTFLFFASRRWFDLSLLILGVRFVSVYLEVFGSLLATGIGLIVSGAFILGFSILVFKMRERIRDAANQLFQEEEELGI from the coding sequence ATGAATTGGAAGAAAAAATTAAAAACTTGGGTGGATGGCGGACTCATAAGCCAGGCTCAGTCTGAGTCCATTCTTAAGTTCGAAGATTCTAAAAAAATTCCTTATGTATTCTATTCCTTTTTAGCATTAGGGATTGTAGTTATTGGACTCGGAGTCATCGCAATGGTGGCTGCTAACTGGGATAAGATCCATTATTCAGTAAAATTATTCAGCAGTTTTACAATACTTTCAGGGATAGGAATAACAATCCTATATTCTCAAAGTAAAGATATTTGGAATGATACAATCCGTTACCTTTTAGTTTTGCTTCTTTGTGTATTATTTTTTGCGAATATTGGTCTGATTTCCCAAGTTTATCATACTCAGGGGAAATTATACCAGGGGTTGCTTCTTTGGTCAGGGATTACGATTTTACTTGTGATCATGTATCCGGGTAGAGTACTGCAACATCTTTGGATCGCAGTATTTAGTTCTTCTTTCTTAAGTTGGATAGACAATCATCCTGATATCGGCTGGAAGGAAAGAAGTCATTATTTTTCTCTCTTCTTCTTTGTGGCTTCTTGGGTATTTGCAGGAATTGCTATTTTTACAGAAAAAAGATTGGAAACTAAAGAGAGTAAAACCTCTATTCTGGTGAATCCGTTTTTACTTTGGGCTTTCGGTTTCTTTTTAACCTCTTCTATTTGGGGAAGTTTTGAGACTCATGATATACCGAACTTGGATGCAGATCCTGAATTTGCCAGAAGATACGATCTTCCTTTCGCTTGGTATTGGCCTTTATTGATTCCAATTCTACTCGTTGCAGTTTCTCAAATTTTTAGAAATCGTTTTTCTCGCAGAAAGATTATCTTACTTTCTATTTCAGGGATTTTCTTAGGATTCCTAAATTATCCTCAGACCTTCCATTGGTATGGAAAATTTCCAGCTATGATCTTTTTCTTTCTAGCTTGGATACCATTTACTTTTTTATTTTTCGCATCCAGAAGATGGTTTGATTTGTCTCTTTTGATTTTAGGTGTGCGATTTGTATCTGTCTATCTGGAAGTATTCGGAAGTTTACTTGCTACAGGAATTGGACTGATAGTATCAGGAGCATTTATTTTAGGTTTTAGTATCCTAGTCTTTAAGATGAGAGAAAGGATTAGAGATGCTGCCAATCAACTCTTTCAAGAAGAAGAGGAGTTAGGAATATGA
- a CDS encoding NAD(P)-dependent oxidoreductase — protein MSSRKIAIIGTGIMGRGIANNLSKEGHSLQLYARNPEKIRDLKSANISIHGNIQETVKDSEIIILCLTEDNVVEESVFSSGLLETKAKFVIDVGTTSPSLTSKLNTTFQKQNIIFLDAPMTGSKNAARDGQILFMVGAKSQNEIQEISFIFEICGKNTIYCGEVGDGQKAKIALNMVQAGIFQVYMEGFSLAKSQGIDPSILKSILEQSAAKSGISEFKFPFVFSGNYETHFALKNMYKDLKHALSLGKESGTKLPLCSGLDEIYRAGIDAGFGEKDYCSLNEVTAQIPPAK, from the coding sequence ATGTCTTCTCGTAAAATCGCAATCATCGGTACAGGAATTATGGGTAGAGGGATCGCAAATAATCTCTCTAAAGAAGGTCATTCTCTTCAATTATATGCTCGTAATCCAGAAAAGATCCGGGATCTAAAATCAGCAAATATTTCCATCCACGGAAATATCCAAGAAACTGTAAAAGATTCTGAAATTATAATACTTTGTCTTACAGAAGACAATGTGGTAGAAGAGTCAGTATTTTCCTCAGGACTTTTAGAAACAAAGGCAAAGTTTGTGATAGATGTTGGCACAACCTCCCCTTCCCTAACATCAAAACTAAATACTACATTCCAAAAACAGAATATTATTTTCTTAGACGCACCTATGACTGGTTCCAAAAATGCGGCCAGAGATGGACAGATCCTATTTATGGTAGGAGCAAAATCACAAAATGAGATCCAAGAGATCTCTTTTATATTTGAGATCTGCGGTAAGAACACTATTTATTGCGGAGAAGTGGGAGATGGACAGAAAGCAAAAATCGCTCTTAATATGGTGCAAGCTGGGATCTTCCAAGTTTATATGGAAGGTTTTTCTTTGGCAAAAAGCCAAGGTATAGATCCCTCTATCCTGAAATCTATTTTAGAACAATCTGCTGCTAAGTCTGGAATTTCAGAGTTTAAGTTTCCATTTGTATTCTCAGGAAATTACGAAACACATTTTGCTTTAAAGAATATGTATAAGGATCTTAAACATGCGCTCTCTTTAGGAAAAGAATCCGGGACAAAACTTCCGCTTTGCTCCGGATTAGATGAGATCTACCGCGCCGGTATAGACGCGGGTTTTGGTGAGAAGGATTATTGCAGCCTAAACGAGGTTACGGCGCAGATACCTCCGGCCAAATGA
- a CDS encoding MlaE family ABC transporter permease encodes MLESLKEKTNDTLYSAGYTIVLIAETFLNLRFTVEKRKEILDQMFIAGVGSLFVVSVVAVFTGMLLTLNTGLGLKDFGAEGQIGLLLTITLTREMSPFMTALILAASIGSAIAAEIGTMKVSEEIDALEVMSIDPVRFLVFPRVLGFSLMVPVLCVYSSILGILGGAIVGHFQLGIEYIVYFQDVNERITSIPGLKDLYTGLFKGYVFGLIISAISCSHGLRTSGGAIGVGRATRESVVTSFLMVIFFGYVITAIFYRQ; translated from the coding sequence ATGTTGGAATCCCTTAAAGAAAAAACGAATGATACTCTTTACTCTGCAGGTTATACGATTGTACTAATTGCAGAGACCTTCTTAAACCTAAGATTCACCGTTGAAAAACGGAAAGAAATTTTAGATCAAATGTTTATCGCAGGTGTAGGAAGTTTGTTTGTGGTATCGGTGGTTGCTGTTTTTACAGGAATGCTTCTTACCCTAAACACAGGACTTGGTCTAAAAGATTTCGGGGCAGAAGGACAGATCGGACTTCTTCTTACAATCACTCTCACCCGAGAGATGTCCCCTTTTATGACTGCGCTTATCTTAGCAGCATCAATTGGTTCTGCGATCGCTGCTGAGATCGGGACCATGAAAGTTTCTGAAGAAATAGATGCTCTCGAAGTGATGTCAATTGATCCAGTCAGATTTCTTGTATTTCCGAGAGTATTAGGTTTTTCTTTAATGGTTCCTGTGCTTTGTGTATATTCCAGTATATTAGGAATTTTAGGTGGAGCGATCGTAGGACATTTCCAATTGGGAATTGAATATATAGTATATTTCCAGGACGTGAATGAAAGGATCACTTCAATTCCAGGTCTAAAAGATCTTTATACGGGTTTATTCAAAGGTTATGTATTCGGTCTTATCATTTCTGCAATATCTTGTTCTCATGGTCTCCGAACTTCAGGTGGAGCCATAGGTGTGGGTAGAGCCACAAGAGAATCAGTTGTGACTTCTTTCTTGATGGTTATCTTTTTTGGTTATGTGATCACGGCGATCTTTTACAGGCAATAG
- a CDS encoding DUF2797 domain-containing protein — MKELSAGFLRMMDHEGIDPVEYIWVVASYPSSESGKQEARLVPANFKIGSLVGKKVKLEFTGKIRCVNCGKVTSKSFNQGSCFNCFQTLAENDLCILRPETCHFHLGTCREPEWGEGYCFQKHTVYLANTSGLKVGITREKPVSNRWVDQGAQEAIPLLEVSSRRDAGLIEKQFTSIIDDKTKWQKMVTEDSVPFDLISKKKELLEVLDSWDLGVPYTESDEQKITKLSYPISAYPEKSKSFSPDKGMEINSKLLGIKGQYLLFEDVVINIRAYGGYEIRLYSE; from the coding sequence ATGAAGGAACTCTCTGCCGGTTTTTTAAGAATGATGGATCACGAAGGTATCGACCCAGTTGAATATATCTGGGTAGTAGCTTCTTATCCATCTTCAGAATCCGGAAAACAAGAGGCCAGGCTTGTTCCTGCAAATTTTAAGATCGGAAGTCTTGTAGGTAAAAAGGTAAAACTTGAATTTACCGGAAAGATCCGTTGTGTAAACTGCGGAAAAGTTACGAGTAAAAGTTTTAATCAGGGAAGTTGTTTCAACTGTTTCCAAACATTAGCGGAAAATGATCTATGTATTCTTCGTCCAGAGACCTGCCATTTTCATTTAGGAACTTGCAGGGAGCCCGAATGGGGAGAAGGTTACTGCTTTCAAAAACATACTGTTTATCTTGCAAATACGAGCGGGCTCAAGGTTGGGATCACTCGTGAAAAACCTGTATCCAATCGTTGGGTGGACCAAGGCGCTCAAGAAGCGATTCCACTATTAGAAGTTTCTTCCAGACGAGATGCAGGACTCATTGAAAAACAATTTACCTCTATTATAGATGATAAAACCAAATGGCAGAAGATGGTAACTGAAGATTCAGTTCCATTTGACCTAATCTCCAAAAAGAAAGAACTACTTGAAGTTTTAGATTCCTGGGACCTAGGAGTTCCATATACTGAATCCGATGAACAAAAAATTACAAAATTAAGCTATCCTATTTCAGCATATCCTGAAAAATCCAAATCTTTCTCCCCGGATAAGGGGATGGAAATAAATTCCAAATTACTTGGCATCAAAGGACAATATCTTTTGTTCGAGGATGTGGTCATTAATATCCGCGCCTACGGCGGTTACGAAATCCGTTTATACTCGGAGTGA
- a CDS encoding D-alanine--D-alanine ligase: MKIAVLFGGTSTEHEISLRTGTFISKTLSSMGHSVKPILISRDGRWVIPKEYRPEFPEGNSKNPEEYLKEFEELHSTVAGAFSSLDCDIAFLGLHGTSGEDGSVQGFLKVLGIPFTGSDVKASALAMDKIRANRLFQLAGMSVAPFWELKKKEYSENPTSVENSALEYPLFLKPVEGGSSFHTFRIEGPEDLRKRLPEFFDAEEHAILQKFLKGTEVSCGVWEKKEDTKRILEALPPTEIIPGGEFFDVESKYKPGLSQEITPARLPEKIISKIQEQSILAHKTLGCEGYSRTDFIVVGEIPFVLETNTLPGMTETSLIPQQAKAAGIPIQTLYQSLIDQALERAGKIAVG; encoded by the coding sequence TTGAAAATTGCAGTTTTATTCGGCGGAACTTCCACAGAACACGAAATTTCCCTGCGCACAGGCACTTTCATAAGTAAAACTTTGTCTTCCATGGGACATTCGGTCAAACCCATTCTGATTTCCAGAGACGGCAGATGGGTGATCCCTAAAGAGTATCGACCCGAGTTTCCGGAAGGAAATTCCAAAAATCCAGAAGAGTATTTAAAAGAATTCGAAGAACTTCATTCTACTGTAGCCGGAGCATTTTCCTCATTAGATTGTGATATAGCATTTTTAGGGTTACATGGAACCAGCGGTGAAGACGGATCTGTCCAAGGATTCTTAAAAGTTCTTGGAATTCCATTCACTGGTTCAGACGTAAAAGCATCTGCGCTTGCAATGGACAAGATCAGAGCAAATCGATTATTCCAACTTGCTGGAATGTCAGTTGCTCCATTTTGGGAATTGAAGAAAAAAGAATATTCTGAAAATCCGACTTCGGTCGAAAACTCAGCTTTAGAATATCCACTTTTTCTAAAACCGGTAGAAGGCGGTTCTAGTTTTCATACATTCAGGATAGAAGGACCGGAAGATCTTCGTAAAAGATTACCTGAATTCTTTGATGCAGAGGAACATGCGATCTTGCAGAAATTCTTAAAAGGAACGGAAGTTTCCTGCGGAGTTTGGGAAAAGAAAGAAGATACCAAAAGAATTTTAGAAGCACTTCCTCCTACTGAAATCATTCCAGGTGGTGAATTTTTCGACGTAGAATCCAAATACAAACCTGGACTTTCTCAAGAGATTACTCCTGCTCGTTTACCAGAAAAAATTATCTCCAAGATCCAGGAACAATCCATCCTAGCTCATAAAACTTTAGGATGCGAAGGTTACTCTAGAACAGATTTTATAGTCGTGGGAGAAATTCCATTCGTTCTCGAAACAAATACGTTACCCGGAATGACGGAAACTAGTCTGATCCCTCAACAAGCAAAAGCTGCAGGAATTCCAATCCAAACATTGTACCAGTCTTTGATCGACCAGGCATTAGAAAGAGCAGGGAAGATCGCTGTCGGCTAG
- a CDS encoding M48 family metalloprotease — protein sequence MNKNSIRKYFLVLFLLFSLQNCGWMVDFVFPLDVDRFLGEQFYKAAVTGDAHGKVYKDKSLEKYLQSIVDRILKSKSIKYKDEFKYKVTIIDDDKVINAICAPGGYIFVYTGLLQFVNNEATLAGILSHEIAHAERRHSTKQLSTNITLYFSIYFALSFVLGPDLAQHAAEIAGLSTNLLGLANSRSMEEEADEYGFDYMRSTPYYPGAIADFFRDIQKEKKGDPELAGADIPLEKYLSTHPLDEDRISANEKRLKDAKIGPPTAKSYFKERYRSNVRKSLGSKEED from the coding sequence ATGAATAAAAATTCTATTCGCAAATATTTCCTGGTCCTATTTTTACTTTTTAGTCTCCAAAACTGTGGATGGATGGTAGATTTTGTTTTCCCTTTGGACGTGGATCGATTTTTAGGAGAACAATTTTATAAGGCTGCAGTAACCGGAGATGCTCACGGTAAAGTTTATAAAGATAAATCTTTAGAAAAATACCTGCAATCAATTGTGGACCGGATCTTAAAATCCAAATCCATCAAATACAAAGACGAATTCAAATATAAGGTAACCATAATAGATGATGATAAAGTCATCAATGCGATATGCGCACCTGGCGGATATATTTTCGTATATACTGGACTTCTTCAGTTTGTGAATAATGAGGCAACTCTTGCCGGTATTCTTTCTCATGAGATCGCTCATGCGGAGAGAAGGCATTCTACAAAACAATTATCCACAAATATTACTTTATACTTCTCCATATATTTTGCTCTCTCATTTGTGCTTGGTCCGGATTTGGCACAGCATGCGGCGGAAATTGCAGGGCTTTCTACAAATCTATTGGGACTTGCAAATTCTCGTTCTATGGAAGAAGAAGCAGATGAATACGGCTTCGATTATATGAGGTCGACTCCTTATTATCCTGGAGCGATCGCTGATTTTTTCCGGGATATCCAAAAGGAGAAGAAAGGAGATCCTGAACTCGCGGGTGCTGATATTCCTTTAGAAAAATATTTGAGCACACACCCTCTGGACGAGGACAGAATTTCAGCTAACGAAAAAAGGCTGAAAGACGCTAAGATCGGTCCACCGACTGCGAAGTCTTATTTTAAAGAAAGATACCGTAGTAATGTAAGGAAATCTTTGGGAAGCAAAGAAGAAGACTGA
- a CDS encoding GDYXXLXY domain-containing protein, protein MKKFNISILAVFLPIIVLASVALEREFDLRNGKILILPITGYDPRDLLSGQYLRFQIDRKYSDDICQKGDYVSSSLESATATADGSKLTKKETCVCFDSREPSEYEIRFYSDCNELKNDTTCWNYVKGECNYGNFNYPFRKYFIPEEGAQKLEEKLREPGAKIQLRIDKNGNGLIEKIIWPEVSAP, encoded by the coding sequence ATGAAGAAGTTTAATATTTCAATTCTTGCGGTATTTTTACCAATTATCGTTCTGGCATCCGTTGCATTAGAAAGAGAATTCGATCTTAGGAATGGAAAAATTCTGATCCTTCCAATTACAGGATATGATCCTAGAGATTTACTTTCAGGACAATATCTCAGATTTCAGATAGATCGTAAATATTCGGATGATATTTGCCAAAAGGGAGATTACGTTTCTTCCTCGTTAGAGTCTGCAACAGCAACCGCGGACGGAAGTAAGTTAACTAAAAAAGAAACCTGTGTTTGTTTTGACTCCAGAGAACCTTCTGAATATGAAATACGTTTTTACTCTGATTGTAACGAACTCAAAAACGATACAACTTGTTGGAATTACGTCAAGGGAGAATGTAATTACGGAAACTTTAATTACCCTTTCCGCAAATACTTTATCCCGGAAGAAGGCGCTCAAAAATTAGAAGAAAAACTTCGAGAGCCGGGCGCCAAAATCCAGCTGAGAATAGATAAAAACGGAAACGGTCTCATCGAAAAGATCATTTGGCCGGAGGTATCTGCGCCGTAA
- a CDS encoding LIC_11883 family protein — translation MRTRFVIILALCFSFSIFAENENGEWKEYGLKEVLGRLKFYAFAKIAQSVRTGASFDQEIYVKETACNQDFPKLEGNFHCSLLKTSTFEDKLAENSEPTTPNAASSTNGLTPSKTIPPVPVKAKWYEGRTLAGKGVLSLPGKEGQSDLKLFYHTDGKLSHYSYEDKIVVFDWKGHELSTILIVKVDSLLRPLGGKEYYFP, via the coding sequence ATGAGAACCAGATTCGTTATTATACTCGCCCTTTGTTTTTCATTCTCCATTTTCGCTGAAAATGAAAACGGAGAATGGAAAGAATACGGCTTAAAAGAAGTTTTAGGCCGTTTGAAATTTTACGCATTCGCAAAGATTGCCCAAAGTGTTCGAACTGGAGCTTCGTTCGACCAAGAAATCTATGTAAAAGAAACTGCATGTAACCAGGATTTCCCTAAACTGGAAGGAAATTTCCATTGTTCGCTACTTAAGACTTCTACATTCGAAGATAAATTGGCAGAAAACTCTGAACCTACAACTCCTAATGCTGCGTCTTCTACCAATGGTTTGACCCCAAGTAAAACAATCCCTCCGGTTCCTGTAAAAGCAAAATGGTACGAAGGAAGAACACTCGCGGGAAAAGGAGTTCTTTCTCTTCCCGGAAAAGAAGGCCAGAGCGATCTGAAATTATTCTATCATACTGATGGAAAGCTAAGTCATTATTCTTATGAAGATAAAATAGTGGTTTTTGACTGGAAAGGTCATGAATTAAGTACTATCTTAATCGTAAAAGTGGATTCTTTGTTAAGACCACTTGGTGGTAAGGAATACTATTTTCCATGA
- the mce gene encoding mammalian cell entry protein Mce, protein MKSFRYLLVGAIFSVALVVVGYFTVMTEGGPVQKRGEFLKINFKNSEGIKVGNKVTVQGVPFGYVSNIRLIQIDENGAVLPAGEVGVATRVEVTILLKEPVRLYENYDIAIRNESLLSGRVISIDPGTSESTEEGKGTPRTFQVVDYKSGASSLKGRVLQDPLVSLSELIAENRGDIRKTFSNVADITTKINTGDGTLGRLINRDDLHTNVNTVLTDAQIVLRELREGLEDTREQAPVTSFIRAALSSF, encoded by the coding sequence ATGAAATCCTTTCGTTATCTTTTAGTAGGTGCTATCTTTTCAGTCGCCTTGGTCGTAGTAGGTTATTTTACCGTTATGACTGAAGGTGGACCCGTCCAAAAACGGGGAGAATTCCTAAAAATCAATTTCAAAAACTCAGAAGGGATCAAGGTTGGAAACAAGGTCACCGTACAAGGTGTTCCATTTGGTTATGTTTCCAATATTCGACTCATCCAGATAGATGAGAACGGAGCTGTACTTCCTGCGGGAGAAGTAGGAGTCGCTACCAGGGTAGAAGTTACCATTCTTCTAAAAGAACCTGTACGTTTGTATGAAAATTATGATATTGCAATACGTAACGAAAGTTTGCTTTCCGGTAGAGTGATTTCCATAGACCCAGGAACTTCTGAATCCACAGAAGAAGGGAAAGGTACACCTAGGACCTTCCAGGTTGTGGATTATAAATCCGGAGCTTCTTCCTTAAAGGGAAGAGTATTGCAAGATCCACTCGTATCTCTTTCGGAACTCATCGCGGAAAACAGAGGAGATATTCGTAAAACTTTCTCTAACGTAGCTGATATCACTACTAAGATCAATACCGGAGATGGGACCTTAGGTAGGCTTATCAATAGAGATGATCTTCATACAAATGTGAATACTGTTTTAACGGACGCACAGATCGTTCTGAGAGAGCTTAGAGAAGGTCTGGAAGATACAAGGGAACAAGCCCCAGTCACAAGCTTTATCCGCGCAGCACTTAGCTCTTTCTAA
- a CDS encoding exo-beta-N-acetylmuramidase NamZ family protein translates to MRFKERNKKNLTLLIFFLTISSGSCVEASSRSHISKSKIIPAEVSFYEQVLPSLAGKSVVLVTNPSGIGRHPEKILKEFKDKKVKIKHLIGLEHGFLGLEEDFSKSPVTMDETFQLPIYHIYKVKNSEIPAILKGADAVVFDVVDMGMRCYTYVSVLKRLMDNLPDPNTKFILLDHPNPALYLGARGEGIQKKFLNFAGEFPSLFFTGMTLGEAAAFYNGEYLGGKVKLDIISPENFKRGFDWEREGIPWSTPSPNLPMLDSARNYLGLVLLEGVNVSVGRGTQAPFVYFGAPWMNEPEDIIPELNEDSKGDYYYQSVFFKPTFGPFKGEICRGLRLTVVNRKYDPIRMAYNLTSIMKKKYKDFKWRQYADGSHNIDFLWGTEKFRESVDAGKTYEEFKATYAESESSTNRLIQKYLIY, encoded by the coding sequence ATGCGGTTCAAAGAAAGAAACAAAAAAAACCTAACTTTACTCATTTTTTTTCTGACAATTTCCTCAGGCTCCTGCGTAGAAGCGTCATCCAGAAGTCATATTTCTAAATCAAAAATTATCCCTGCCGAAGTTTCCTTTTACGAACAAGTACTTCCAAGTCTTGCTGGTAAATCCGTTGTGCTTGTTACAAATCCATCTGGTATTGGAAGACATCCAGAAAAGATCTTAAAAGAATTTAAGGATAAAAAAGTTAAGATCAAACATTTGATCGGACTCGAACATGGATTTTTAGGATTGGAAGAAGACTTTAGCAAATCTCCAGTTACAATGGATGAGACTTTTCAACTTCCTATCTATCATATTTATAAAGTTAAAAACTCAGAGATCCCTGCAATACTCAAAGGTGCAGACGCAGTAGTGTTTGATGTAGTCGATATGGGAATGCGTTGTTATACTTATGTAAGTGTTCTCAAACGTTTGATGGATAATTTACCTGATCCAAATACCAAGTTTATTCTTTTAGATCATCCAAATCCTGCATTATATTTAGGTGCAAGGGGAGAAGGTATACAGAAGAAGTTTTTAAATTTCGCAGGTGAATTTCCTTCTTTATTTTTCACAGGTATGACTCTGGGAGAAGCCGCTGCATTCTATAATGGAGAATATCTGGGTGGAAAAGTGAAACTGGATATTATCTCACCAGAAAACTTTAAAAGAGGATTTGATTGGGAAAGAGAAGGGATCCCTTGGTCCACACCTTCTCCAAATCTTCCTATGTTAGATTCTGCAAGAAATTATCTAGGTTTAGTATTATTAGAAGGAGTTAATGTTTCTGTAGGAAGAGGGACACAAGCTCCATTTGTATATTTCGGCGCTCCTTGGATGAATGAACCTGAAGATATTATCCCAGAATTGAATGAGGACAGCAAAGGTGATTATTATTACCAAAGTGTATTCTTTAAACCTACATTCGGTCCTTTTAAGGGAGAAATTTGCAGGGGCCTGCGTCTAACAGTTGTAAATCGTAAATATGACCCGATCAGAATGGCATATAACCTGACTTCCATTATGAAAAAAAAATATAAAGATTTCAAATGGAGACAATATGCGGACGGATCCCATAATATAGATTTTCTTTGGGGAACCGAAAAATTCAGAGAATCAGTAGATGCTGGTAAAACGTACGAAGAATTTAAAGCTACATATGCAGAATCTGAATCTTCTACAAATAGACTGATCCAAAAATATCTGATCTACTAA